CCGTCACGGCGGGCATCGTCAGCGCGTTGGGACGCACGTTTCCCGCACGCACGGGCCGGCTGATTGACAACGTGATCCAGACCGACGCGCCGCTGAATCCGGGCAACTCCGGCGGGCCGCTCGTCAATACCCGCGGCGAAGTCATCGGCGTGAACACGGCGATGATTCCGACCGCGCAGGGCATCTGCTTCGCCATTGGCAGCAAGACGGCGGAGTTCGTGGCGAGCTGGCTCATCAGGGACGGTCGCATCCGGCGTGGGCATCTGGGGCTGGCGGTCCAGGAGGTCAGCATTCACCCGCGGGTGGTGCGGTTCCACAAACTGCGCCAGAACACCGGGGCGCTCGTGCTCGACGTGCAGGCCGGTTCGGCAGCCGCCGAGGCTGGCGTGCAGTCCTACGACGTCATCGTGTGGTTCAACCACGAAGAGGTCCGCTCGGCGCATGATTTGCACCGGTTGCTGGTGGGCGGAGAGCCGGAACAGCGCGCCAGATTGACCGTGCTGCGTCAAAACGAACTGCTGCATCTCTGGATCACACCGCGC
The nucleotide sequence above comes from Verrucomicrobiia bacterium. Encoded proteins:
- a CDS encoding trypsin-like peptidase domain-containing protein, whose translation is MNVTLLNHAGRGAVPAERWTAANDAELLDAYSGAVVQAVERAGPAVVHVRARAGNRGGSGSGFLISPDGFVMTNSHVVHGASRLSVQTSDGRETRAELVGNDPDTDLAVLRIHLPELPHLAFAESGRVRVGQIAIAIGNPLGYDHSVTAGIVSALGRTFPARTGRLIDNVIQTDAPLNPGNSGGPLVNTRGEVIGVNTAMIPTAQGICFAIGSKTAEFVASWLIRDGRIRRGHLGLAVQEVSIHPRVVRFHKLRQNTGALVLDVQAGSAAAEAGVQSYDVIVWFNHEEVRSAHDLHRLLVGGEPEQRARLTVLRQNELLHLWITPRERAADQ